One segment of Oscillospiraceae bacterium MB08-C2-2 DNA contains the following:
- a CDS encoding FUSC family protein, translating to MNNHKPIHAIIPGFGQRSIKTALATAILALLYLPLKRNPTFACIGVIFGLGADMEDSKKNGGNRLIGTIIGGLLGMAIFWLEHSFFPRGHYYLRVLLIFFGVILLVCLSVVFKWPGAVQPGGVVLCIILFNTPAHHISYAFSRMLDTGIGVVFAIVVNALFTRERVDKWLKRDVAANPSE from the coding sequence ATGAACAATCATAAGCCCATCCATGCCATCATACCCGGCTTTGGGCAAAGAAGCATTAAAACTGCTCTGGCAACCGCAATTCTCGCTCTGCTGTATCTTCCCCTGAAAAGGAACCCCACTTTTGCTTGTATTGGCGTGATATTCGGTTTGGGTGCCGATATGGAGGATTCAAAAAAGAACGGCGGCAACCGGCTTATTGGAACCATCATCGGCGGGCTTTTGGGTATGGCAATCTTTTGGTTGGAACATTCCTTTTTTCCAAGGGGGCATTATTACCTAAGAGTTCTGCTGATCTTTTTTGGTGTTATCCTTTTGGTCTGTCTTTCTGTTGTATTCAAATGGCCCGGTGCTGTTCAGCCTGGTGGGGTGGTGCTTTGCATTATTTTGTTCAACACTCCTGCGCATCACATTTCCTATGCCTTCAGCAGAATGCTGGATACCGGCATTGGTGTTGTTTTTGCCATCGTGGTAAACGCTCTCTTCACACGGGAGCGGGTGGATAAGTGGCTGAAGCGAGATGTTGCAGCCAATCCCAGTGAATAA
- the deoC gene encoding deoxyribose-phosphate aldolase translates to MSIASIIDHTILKQNATEQEVLRICEEALTYGFASVCVNPCWVPLVAKQLAGSAVKTCTVIGFPLGATTTLSKVNETVEAIKNGAGEVDMVINVGALVQGNLDYVRQDIARVVEAAAGRAGVKVIIETCLLTDEQKAAVSLLCVEAGADFVKTSTGFSTGGATEADIALIRKTVGDKAKIKASGGIRTLEDAQAMVAAGADRIGASAGVSFVKS, encoded by the coding sequence ATGAGCATTGCAAGCATCATTGACCACACAATACTCAAGCAAAATGCCACTGAGCAGGAGGTTCTGCGCATCTGTGAGGAGGCTCTGACCTATGGCTTTGCCTCGGTTTGCGTTAACCCCTGCTGGGTGCCGCTGGTAGCGAAACAGCTTGCGGGCAGTGCGGTTAAAACCTGCACGGTCATTGGGTTCCCTTTGGGGGCCACCACCACCCTGAGCAAGGTTAACGAAACGGTGGAAGCCATTAAGAACGGTGCCGGGGAGGTGGATATGGTCATCAATGTGGGCGCTCTGGTTCAGGGCAATCTGGATTATGTCCGCCAGGATATTGCCCGTGTGGTGGAAGCCGCCGCAGGCAGAGCCGGTGTCAAGGTGATTATTGAAACCTGCCTGCTTACCGACGAGCAGAAAGCGGCAGTTTCTCTGTTGTGTGTAGAAGCCGGGGCCGATTTTGTGAAAACCTCCACCGGGTTCAGCACCGGGGGGGCCACAGAGGCCGATATCGCCCTCATCCGCAAAACAGTGGGGGATAAGGCGAAAATCAAGGCCAGCGGCGGCATTCGCACCTTGGAGGATGCACAGGCGATGGTTGCGGCCGGAGCTGACCGCATTGGAGCCAGCGCAGGCGTTTCCTTTGTGAAAAGCTAA
- the rbsK gene encoding ribokinase → MGHKAVVFGSYVVDLMSRAPHLPVPGETVRGSLFKMGPGGKGFNQGVAAHRAGADVTMITKVGKDAFGQMALDTMQNFGMSTEHILVHPTEPTGTALILVDEQTSQNSILVVAGSCGDITSDDIQKLTPVLAGCNFLLTQLETNLDAVEKAVEIAFQSGAKVILNTAPVQPVSAQLLSRVYLITPNEVEAQILTGIEIADEASAEKAAQCFFEQGVENVIITLGSRGAYVDTKDRRGILPVPKVKVLDTTGAGDAFNGGLLTALTEGKDIWEAAEFANRLAALSIQRMGTSVAMPTRAEIDAGTLL, encoded by the coding sequence ATGGGGCACAAAGCAGTTGTTTTTGGCAGCTACGTGGTGGATCTGATGTCCCGGGCCCCTCATCTCCCGGTGCCCGGCGAAACCGTTCGGGGTTCCCTGTTTAAAATGGGGCCGGGCGGCAAGGGCTTCAATCAGGGGGTGGCCGCTCACAGAGCGGGGGCGGATGTTACCATGATCACCAAGGTGGGTAAGGATGCCTTTGGCCAAATGGCGCTGGATACCATGCAGAACTTTGGCATGTCCACTGAGCATATACTGGTGCACCCCACCGAGCCTACCGGCACGGCCTTGATTCTGGTGGATGAGCAAACCAGCCAAAACTCCATTCTGGTGGTAGCAGGAAGCTGTGGTGATATTACCAGCGATGACATTCAAAAGCTTACCCCGGTTCTGGCAGGTTGTAATTTTTTGCTGACCCAGCTGGAAACCAATCTGGACGCCGTGGAAAAAGCAGTGGAAATCGCTTTCCAAAGCGGAGCTAAGGTGATTCTGAATACAGCGCCGGTTCAGCCGGTCAGTGCACAGCTTCTTTCCCGGGTGTATCTCATCACCCCCAACGAGGTGGAGGCGCAGATTCTCACCGGCATTGAGATTGCGGATGAAGCCAGTGCTGAAAAAGCCGCCCAGTGTTTTTTTGAGCAGGGCGTGGAAAATGTGATTATCACATTGGGGAGCCGAGGCGCCTATGTGGATACAAAGGATCGCCGTGGTATCCTGCCGGTGCCCAAGGTTAAGGTATTGGATACCACCGGGGCGGGAGATGCCTTTAATGGCGGCCTCCTTACCGCATTGACCGAGGGGAAGGATATCTGGGAAGCGGCGGAGTTTGCCAACCGGCTGGCCGCACTTTCCATCCAGCGGATGGGAACCTCGGTGGCGATGCCCACCCGGGCTGAAATCGATGCAGGCACGCTGCTTTAG
- a CDS encoding FAD-binding oxidoreductase, giving the protein MDCCNCDLTGRVVIPADPLYNEARRDFNRAIQQYPLIIVYCRNKCDVSNAVTWARTYNVPLRIRNGGHNYEGYSNGNCTLVIDISEMTRITLDESRSLLSVQGGATNGLIYDFVSSKGYPFPGGTCPTVGISGYATGGGWGLSCRMLGLGCDSLEEIELVNYEGDILKASRSCNSDLFWACRGAGGGNFGVVVSMTFRLPPKTDFVTLIEIDYLHVTSLEQEAFLATWQSWLAQADPRVTLVARIYHSETDGLAMLVRGIFYGSEQEAQAIMQPFLALPGARPSFLYTTFLEAVTILGSSYPPYEKFQAVSRYALREWNPSEIAELAGLIQEPAQGSVFAGLSLYALGGRVEAVPQDETAFYYRNAHFIVWLETIWEDPAFRRENEKWINNRFPALASVTAGSYVNFPYSCLPNYLEEYYGTHVGRLMQIKQRYDPYNIFTFPQGIWAATPSLESPKGTAEYPVEAPLVQQGSALYRGFRYV; this is encoded by the coding sequence TTGGATTGCTGTAATTGTGACTTGACCGGCCGTGTTGTAATCCCGGCCGATCCCTTATACAACGAGGCGAGGCGAGACTTCAACCGGGCCATCCAGCAATACCCCCTTATTATTGTGTATTGCCGGAACAAATGTGATGTTTCCAACGCTGTCACATGGGCCAGAACCTATAATGTGCCGCTGCGCATCCGAAACGGCGGCCATAACTACGAAGGCTATTCCAACGGCAACTGCACGTTGGTGATCGATATCAGCGAAATGACCCGCATTACGCTGGATGAAAGCCGCAGCCTGCTGTCTGTGCAGGGGGGCGCAACCAACGGCCTTATTTATGATTTTGTATCCTCTAAGGGGTATCCCTTCCCCGGGGGAACCTGCCCCACGGTAGGCATCAGCGGATACGCCACAGGCGGCGGCTGGGGGCTTTCCTGCCGTATGCTGGGCCTGGGGTGCGACAGCCTCGAGGAAATCGAACTGGTCAACTACGAGGGCGATATCCTCAAGGCCAGCCGCAGCTGCAACAGTGATCTGTTTTGGGCCTGCCGGGGAGCCGGTGGCGGAAACTTCGGCGTTGTAGTCTCCATGACCTTCCGGCTTCCACCCAAAACCGATTTTGTTACCCTCATTGAAATTGACTACCTCCACGTGACCTCTTTGGAGCAGGAGGCGTTTCTTGCAACATGGCAAAGCTGGCTGGCGCAGGCTGACCCTCGGGTGACCTTGGTTGCCCGGATTTACCATTCCGAAACGGATGGCCTAGCCATGCTGGTGCGTGGCATTTTCTATGGCAGTGAGCAGGAGGCACAGGCGATTATGCAGCCTTTTCTGGCGCTTCCCGGTGCTCGCCCAAGCTTTTTGTATACAACCTTTCTGGAAGCGGTGACCATTCTGGGCAGCAGCTATCCGCCCTATGAGAAGTTTCAGGCAGTGAGCCGCTATGCATTGCGGGAGTGGAATCCCTCTGAAATTGCGGAGCTGGCTGGGCTGATTCAGGAACCTGCCCAAGGCTCTGTGTTTGCCGGGCTTTCCCTGTATGCTCTGGGCGGCAGGGTGGAGGCGGTTCCACAGGATGAAACGGCTTTTTATTACCGGAATGCCCACTTCATTGTCTGGCTCGAAACTATCTGGGAGGACCCTGCCTTCCGCAGAGAGAATGAGAAATGGATCAACAATCGATTCCCGGCGTTAGCCAGTGTTACAGCCGGTTCTTATGTCAATTTCCCCTATAGCTGTCTGCCAAATTATCTGGAAGAATATTATGGTACACATGTCGGCCGGCTCATGCAAATCAAACAGCGCTATGACCCTTATAACATTTTCACCTTCCCCCAGGGAATCTGGGCCGCAACGCCCTCGCTGGAAAGCCCGAAAGGAACCGCCGAATACCCGGTGGAGGCTCCTTTGGTGCAGCAGGGTTCTGCGCTGTATCGTGGCTTCCGGTATGTATGA
- a CDS encoding L-serine ammonia-lyase, iron-sulfur-dependent, subunit alpha, whose translation MEQKVYNAYVAILENELVPALGCTEPIAIAYAAAKAREILGKMPQAIVVNSSGNIIKNVKGVTVPNSDGLVGINVAAILGVVGGNASKELEVLADIVPEHIEQTKKLMEQDFCTCGLVEGVEGLYIWVEAKAGEDTVSVEITGKHTYITKIEKNGEVLFTQPAPDGHENPAADKDLLDVADIITFADTVRLEDVDDVINRQINFNSAIAQEGLAGSWGAQIGKTLLKHYGKEDVQIRARAAAAAGSDARMNGCAMPVVINSGSGNQGMTVSLPVVEYAREWNKSHEELIRALVLSNLIALLQKKYLGSLSAFCGAVCAATGAASGITYLHGGRYEEISKTITNTLANVGGIVCDGAKSSCAAKIASAVDAGILGFIMSTEEGNSFNSGEGLVKDNVERTIESFGRMGREGMRGTDIEILNIMLEK comes from the coding sequence ATGGAGCAGAAGGTGTATAATGCTTATGTTGCTATTTTGGAAAATGAGCTGGTTCCAGCATTAGGGTGTACCGAGCCCATTGCAATTGCCTACGCAGCCGCTAAGGCCAGAGAGATACTGGGCAAAATGCCGCAGGCCATCGTAGTCAACAGCAGTGGGAACATTATCAAGAATGTCAAGGGGGTCACAGTACCCAATTCCGACGGGTTGGTCGGAATCAATGTTGCCGCCATTCTCGGAGTGGTGGGGGGCAATGCATCCAAGGAGCTGGAGGTATTGGCCGATATTGTGCCAGAGCATATTGAGCAGACAAAGAAGCTCATGGAGCAGGATTTTTGCACCTGCGGATTGGTGGAAGGCGTAGAGGGCCTTTACATATGGGTGGAGGCAAAGGCCGGAGAAGATACAGTCTCGGTGGAGATTACCGGCAAGCACACCTACATCACTAAAATCGAGAAAAACGGTGAGGTTCTGTTTACCCAGCCGGCGCCGGATGGTCACGAGAACCCGGCAGCGGATAAGGATCTTCTGGATGTGGCGGATATCATCACCTTTGCAGATACAGTTCGGCTGGAAGATGTGGACGATGTCATCAATCGCCAGATCAACTTCAACAGTGCTATTGCGCAGGAGGGCCTTGCAGGGAGCTGGGGCGCCCAGATCGGCAAAACACTTCTCAAGCATTATGGCAAAGAGGATGTGCAGATCAGAGCCAGAGCCGCTGCTGCCGCTGGGTCGGATGCCCGCATGAACGGCTGTGCCATGCCGGTGGTCATCAATTCCGGGAGCGGCAATCAGGGTATGACCGTTTCTCTGCCGGTTGTGGAATATGCCCGTGAGTGGAATAAAAGCCACGAGGAGCTGATTCGTGCGCTGGTGCTTTCCAACCTGATTGCCCTTTTGCAGAAGAAATATCTGGGCAGTCTTTCGGCCTTCTGCGGCGCTGTTTGTGCCGCAACCGGAGCCGCCAGCGGCATCACCTATCTCCATGGCGGCCGCTACGAGGAAATTTCCAAAACCATCACCAATACCCTAGCCAATGTGGGCGGCATTGTCTGCGACGGAGCAAAATCCTCCTGCGCGGCTAAAATTGCCTCGGCTGTGGATGCAGGTATTCTTGGCTTTATCATGAGCACCGAGGAGGGCAATTCCTTCAATTCCGGTGAGGGCCTTGTAAAAGACAATGTGGAGCGCACCATCGAAAGCTTTGGCCGTATGGGCCGTGAAGGTATGCGCGGCACCGATATTGAGATTCTCAACATTATGCTGGAAAAATAA
- the eda gene encoding bifunctional 4-hydroxy-2-oxoglutarate aldolase/2-dehydro-3-deoxy-phosphogluconate aldolase — MSNTMKRIADTGLVPVVVIDDASKAVATGRAMAEGGVDIMEITLRTEAGMESIANVIKECPDILVGGGTVLTLDKCKEAIKLGAKFIVSPGYNPEIVHYCLDNGISVCPGCVTPTEIDTAIRAGISVIKFFPANVYGGIKAIKSLAGPFGGVQFIPTGGVALNNLVDFIDPSVYAVGGGWLCDRSAINKGDFASITEICKKSIDVLLGLKSGDTAITLDELMAKGGTVTTINKNRTVSQLSRRGFVQNPDGTLSREGIVVTLA, encoded by the coding sequence ATGAGCAACACGATGAAGCGGATAGCAGATACCGGCTTGGTGCCGGTTGTAGTCATCGACGATGCCTCAAAAGCAGTGGCCACCGGCCGTGCTATGGCTGAAGGCGGTGTGGATATTATGGAAATCACCCTGCGCACCGAAGCAGGCATGGAATCCATCGCCAATGTCATTAAAGAATGCCCCGATATTCTGGTGGGCGGCGGCACTGTGCTGACTCTGGATAAGTGCAAAGAAGCCATCAAGCTGGGCGCCAAGTTTATTGTATCCCCTGGCTATAACCCTGAAATTGTTCATTACTGCCTTGATAACGGCATCAGTGTATGCCCCGGCTGTGTAACCCCCACCGAAATTGACACCGCCATCCGGGCCGGAATTTCGGTTATCAAGTTCTTCCCTGCTAATGTATATGGCGGCATCAAGGCCATTAAATCCTTGGCTGGCCCTTTTGGCGGCGTGCAGTTCATCCCCACCGGCGGCGTGGCGCTGAACAATCTTGTGGATTTTATCGATCCTTCTGTGTATGCAGTCGGCGGCGGCTGGCTCTGTGACCGTAGCGCCATCAACAAGGGCGATTTTGCTTCCATCACCGAAATTTGCAAAAAGTCCATTGATGTTCTGCTGGGCCTCAAGAGCGGGGACACTGCCATCACTTTGGATGAGCTGATGGCCAAGGGTGGCACTGTCACCACCATCAACAAGAACCGCACCGTTTCCCAGCTTTCCCGCCGTGGCTTTGTTCAGAATCCCGATGGTACCCTCAGCCGTGAAGGCATTGTGGTAACCCTTGCCTAA
- a CDS encoding GntR family transcriptional regulator codes for MQLKDRHIDKASTVPLYFQLKQILLEYLEQGHPDPSLPIPTEQSLSEDFGISRPTVRQAINELVVEGRLYRIKGKGTFVCTPSIELNMLMRVDSYENSLRRKGMIPKTDVLKFVAKQADARIAAGGG; via the coding sequence TTGCAACTAAAGGATCGGCATATTGACAAAGCCTCCACAGTGCCGCTGTATTTTCAGCTCAAGCAGATTTTGCTGGAATATTTGGAGCAGGGGCACCCTGATCCCAGCCTGCCCATTCCCACCGAGCAATCTCTCAGTGAAGATTTCGGTATCAGCCGGCCCACTGTGCGTCAGGCAATCAACGAACTGGTGGTGGAAGGCCGACTCTATCGAATCAAGGGGAAGGGTACCTTTGTTTGCACCCCCAGCATTGAGCTGAACATGCTTATGCGGGTGGATAGCTACGAAAACAGCCTGCGCCGCAAAGGGATGATCCCCAAAACCGATGTGCTTAAGTTTGTGGCCAAGCAGGCGGATGCCCGCATTGCCGCCGGTGGTGGGTGA
- a CDS encoding UTRA domain-containing protein has protein sequence MPALPPVVGDPIYELWRLRYADGQPMVFVITYLPRVLFPDFEQEDFKDSSLYYLLETRYDKKVDWMSRTLEATLAGDYEAGLLGIHKGDPIQFFESVGYLKDNTPIEYSHARYRGKGSRFHFKLSR, from the coding sequence ATGCCCGCATTGCCGCCGGTGGTGGGTGACCCAATCTATGAGCTTTGGCGGCTCCGTTATGCGGATGGACAGCCTATGGTGTTTGTTATCACCTATCTGCCCCGGGTGCTTTTCCCGGATTTTGAGCAGGAGGATTTCAAGGATAGCTCACTTTACTATTTGCTTGAAACCCGCTATGACAAAAAGGTGGATTGGATGTCCCGAACCTTGGAGGCCACGCTGGCCGGTGATTACGAGGCCGGGCTGTTGGGCATTCACAAGGGCGATCCCATCCAGTTTTTTGAAAGTGTGGGGTATCTCAAGGATAACACCCCCATTGAGTATTCCCATGCCCGGTATAGAGGCAAGGGAAGTCGTTTTCACTTTAAGCTTTCCCGGTAG